From Dermochelys coriacea isolate rDerCor1 chromosome 9, rDerCor1.pri.v4, whole genome shotgun sequence, one genomic window encodes:
- the HES1 gene encoding transcription factor HES-1 isoform X1, translated as MPADVMEKNASPVAATPASVNATPDKPKTASEHRKVKAGGPRGAGGLGPGACGGSSLGTHRSPSPQSSKPIMEKRRRARINESLSQLKTLILDALKKDSSRHSKLEKADILEMTVKHLRNLQRAQMTAALSTDPTVLGKYRAGFSECMNEVTRFLSTCEGVNTEVRTRLLGHLASCMTQINAMNYPAQPPPLPPPGAPHASFGQPLVQIPAGAAPPGGGVVPLSGMPCKLGSPAGEATKVYSGFQLVPASDGQFAFLIPNTFAPGGAVVPLYPSGGPTGRPSLTADSVWRPW; from the exons ATGCCCGCTGACGTGATGGAGAAAAACGCCTCGCCGGTGGCGGCCACCCCGGCCAGCGTCAACGCGACGCCGGACAAGCCCAAGACCGCGTCCGAGCACCGCAAGGTAAAGGCGGGGGGTCCccgcggggctggggggctcggCCCGGGTGCCTGCGGGGGGTCGAGCCTGGGCACTCACCGCTCGCCCTCTCCGCAGTCCTCCAAGCCCATCATGGAGAAGAGGCGACGGGCGAGAATCAACgagagcctgagccagctgaaaaCCCTCATCCTGGACGCCCTCAAGAAAGAC AGCTCGCGGCACTCCAAGCTGGAGAAGGCCGACATCCTGGAGATGACCGTGAAGCATCTCCGGAACCTGCAGCGTGCCCAGATGACGG CTGCTCTCAGCACAGACCCCACAGTGCTGGGCAAGTACCGGGCCGGCTTCAGCGAGTGCATGAACGAGGTGACCCGCTTCCTCTCCACCTGCGAGGGGGTGAACACCGAGGTGCGCACCCGGCtgctggggcacctggccagctGCATGACCCAGATCAATGCCATGAACTACCCAGCACAGCCACCGCCACTGCCCCCACCCGGGGCTCCGCACGCCTCCTTCGGGCAGCCACTGGTGCAGATCCCCGCGGGAGCAGCACCCCCAGGCGGTGGAGTGGTGCCGCTCAGCGGGATGCCTTGCAAGTTGGGGAGCCCGGCAGGGGAGGCCACCAAGGTGTACAGCGGCTTCCAGCTGGTGCCTGCCTCAGACGGCCAGTTTGCCTTTCTCATCCCCAACACCTTTGCGCCTGGCGGGGCCGTGGTGCCACTGTATCCCAGCGGGGGCCCCACTGGCAGGCCTTCCCTCACAGCGGACTCTGTGTGGCGGCCCTGGTGA
- the HES1 gene encoding transcription factor HES-1 isoform X2 yields MPADVMEKNASPVAATPASVNATPDKPKTASEHRKSSKPIMEKRRRARINESLSQLKTLILDALKKDSSRHSKLEKADILEMTVKHLRNLQRAQMTAALSTDPTVLGKYRAGFSECMNEVTRFLSTCEGVNTEVRTRLLGHLASCMTQINAMNYPAQPPPLPPPGAPHASFGQPLVQIPAGAAPPGGGVVPLSGMPCKLGSPAGEATKVYSGFQLVPASDGQFAFLIPNTFAPGGAVVPLYPSGGPTGRPSLTADSVWRPW; encoded by the exons ATGCCCGCTGACGTGATGGAGAAAAACGCCTCGCCGGTGGCGGCCACCCCGGCCAGCGTCAACGCGACGCCGGACAAGCCCAAGACCGCGTCCGAGCACCGCAAG TCCTCCAAGCCCATCATGGAGAAGAGGCGACGGGCGAGAATCAACgagagcctgagccagctgaaaaCCCTCATCCTGGACGCCCTCAAGAAAGAC AGCTCGCGGCACTCCAAGCTGGAGAAGGCCGACATCCTGGAGATGACCGTGAAGCATCTCCGGAACCTGCAGCGTGCCCAGATGACGG CTGCTCTCAGCACAGACCCCACAGTGCTGGGCAAGTACCGGGCCGGCTTCAGCGAGTGCATGAACGAGGTGACCCGCTTCCTCTCCACCTGCGAGGGGGTGAACACCGAGGTGCGCACCCGGCtgctggggcacctggccagctGCATGACCCAGATCAATGCCATGAACTACCCAGCACAGCCACCGCCACTGCCCCCACCCGGGGCTCCGCACGCCTCCTTCGGGCAGCCACTGGTGCAGATCCCCGCGGGAGCAGCACCCCCAGGCGGTGGAGTGGTGCCGCTCAGCGGGATGCCTTGCAAGTTGGGGAGCCCGGCAGGGGAGGCCACCAAGGTGTACAGCGGCTTCCAGCTGGTGCCTGCCTCAGACGGCCAGTTTGCCTTTCTCATCCCCAACACCTTTGCGCCTGGCGGGGCCGTGGTGCCACTGTATCCCAGCGGGGGCCCCACTGGCAGGCCTTCCCTCACAGCGGACTCTGTGTGGCGGCCCTGGTGA